Proteins co-encoded in one Diaminobutyricimonas sp. LJ205 genomic window:
- a CDS encoding helix-turn-helix domain-containing protein — protein sequence MDTEFEHINDDECRRFQASVELAGRKWVAAILLAGARGARRFSEYRTLVEGISDRLLAARLKELETEGLMHRDVQPTTPVSISYAPTASGQQLISLLHPLVTWSRERQAAAPL from the coding sequence GTGGACACTGAGTTCGAGCACATCAACGACGACGAATGCCGCAGGTTCCAGGCATCCGTCGAACTGGCCGGTCGCAAATGGGTGGCCGCGATCCTGCTCGCTGGGGCGCGCGGCGCGCGGCGGTTCTCGGAGTACCGAACCCTCGTTGAGGGCATCTCGGATCGGCTGCTCGCGGCTCGACTGAAGGAACTCGAGACCGAGGGCCTCATGCACCGCGACGTCCAGCCGACCACTCCCGTGTCGATCAGTTACGCTCCAACGGCATCGGGACAGCAACTGATCTCGCTGCTGCATCCACTCGTGACCTGGAGCCGAGAGCGGCAAGCGGCGGCGCCACTGTGA
- a CDS encoding IclR family transcriptional regulator: protein MQHRPQYAIDSVDNALWLLQLLRDQGRLRVKDAAAELGIAPSTTHRLLTMLVYRGFAVQDESHAYLPGPGLDGNPVRTSWTRALRDVAHPYLELLAGRLNESVNLMIRVGATVRFLSTVESSNVLRVSNRQGQVLPAHRTSGGKVLLATVDEQVLERLYRSQGADIAGERMADAEYAAFRRELRGIARQGYALNRGSAESGVCAIGVALRGASGRPIAAVSIATPASRFPSILTTEVLNLAFRAREDISAELAERGIDAP, encoded by the coding sequence GCGATCGACTCGGTCGACAACGCGCTCTGGCTGCTGCAGCTGCTGCGCGATCAGGGCCGCCTGCGGGTGAAGGATGCCGCCGCCGAATTGGGAATCGCGCCCTCGACCACTCACCGGCTGCTGACGATGTTGGTCTACCGCGGTTTCGCCGTGCAGGACGAATCGCACGCCTATCTTCCCGGTCCCGGCCTGGATGGGAACCCGGTGCGCACCTCCTGGACGCGAGCGCTTCGTGACGTCGCGCACCCGTACCTTGAATTGCTTGCCGGCCGCCTGAATGAGTCGGTCAACCTTATGATCCGCGTCGGCGCAACGGTGAGGTTCCTCTCTACCGTCGAATCGTCGAATGTTCTGCGGGTGAGCAATAGGCAGGGCCAGGTGCTGCCTGCACACCGCACCTCCGGGGGCAAGGTCCTGCTCGCGACCGTGGACGAGCAGGTGCTTGAGCGGCTTTATCGATCGCAGGGCGCGGATATCGCAGGCGAGCGGATGGCGGACGCCGAGTACGCCGCCTTTCGCCGTGAACTCCGCGGCATCGCGCGGCAGGGTTACGCACTCAATCGGGGAAGCGCCGAGAGCGGAGTGTGCGCGATCGGCGTGGCCCTGCGCGGGGCATCCGGTCGCCCGATCGCCGCCGTGTCCATCGCGACGCCGGCGTCACGATTCCCGAGCATCCTGACCACGGAGGTCCTTAATCTTGCCTTCCGGGCGCGGGAGGACATCAGTGCCGAACTCGCGGAGCGCGGTATCGACGCCCCCTGA